Proteins from one Congzhengia minquanensis genomic window:
- the rpsL gene encoding 30S ribosomal protein S12 — translation MPTFNQLVRKGRETSVKKYTAPALLKNLNTLKKKTTNLNSPQKRGVCTSVKTMTPKKPNSALRKMARVRLTNGIEVSAYIPGVGHNLQEHSVVLIRGGRVKDLPGVRYHIIRGTLDTAGVANRNQARSKYGAKKAKAKK, via the coding sequence ATGCCTACGTTTAACCAGCTTGTGAGAAAAGGTAGGGAAACTTCTGTAAAAAAATATACAGCGCCGGCTCTTTTAAAGAACTTAAATACGCTGAAGAAGAAAACTACCAACTTAAACTCTCCTCAGAAAAGAGGCGTTTGCACTTCTGTTAAAACAATGACACCGAAAAAGCCGAACTCGGCACTTCGTAAAATGGCCAGGGTACGTCTTACAAACGGTATTGAAGTATCTGCTTACATTCCCGGCGTTGGTCACAACCTTCAGGAACACAGCGTTGTTTTAATCAGAGGCGGCAGAGTAAAAGACCTCCCTGGTGTAAGATACCACATCATCCGCGGCACATTGGATACTGCGGGCGTTGCAAACCGTAACCAGGCGAGATCGAAGTATGGCGCGAAAAAAGCAAAAGCAAAGAAATAA
- a CDS encoding L7Ae/L30e/S12e/Gadd45 family ribosomal protein yields the protein MTKLMQTDLLNAPFFVGLKQSTDAIKNGKAAKAFVANDADDHVRLPFVALCSEHGVPVEFCETKAKLGKDFGINVSAACAVLLK from the coding sequence ATGACGAAACTTATGCAGACCGATTTGCTTAACGCCCCGTTTTTTGTGGGACTGAAGCAATCTACAGATGCAATTAAAAACGGAAAAGCGGCTAAGGCTTTTGTTGCAAACGACGCAGACGACCATGTTCGCCTGCCGTTTGTGGCGCTGTGCAGCGAGCATGGGGTTCCGGTGGAGTTTTGCGAAACCAAGGCAAAGCTCGGTAAGGATTTTGGAATTAATGTGAGTGCAGCCTGCGCCGTGCTTCTAAAATGA
- the rpoC gene encoding DNA-directed RNA polymerase subunit beta' has protein sequence MSENTFDAIKIGLASPDMIRSWSHGEVKKPETINYRTLKPERDGLFCERIFGPTKDWECHCGKYKRIRHKGIVCDRCGVEVTRARVRRERMGHIELAAPVSHIWYFKGIPSRMGLLLDMTPRMLEKVLYFAAYVVINPGARTELEKKQILSEQEYREYSEKYGDRFRAGMGAEAIKELLDEIDLDALSKEIKTDLEGASGQKKVRLIKRLEVVESFRLSGNNPSWMILDVIPVIPPDIRPMVQLDGGRFATSDLNDLYRRVINRNNRLKKLLDLGAPEIIVRNEKRMLQEAVDALVDNGRRGRPVTGPGNRPLKSLSDMLKGKQGRFRQNLLGKRVDYSGRSVIVVGPELKIYQCGLPKEMAIELFKPFVMKKLVNDGVAHNIKSAKRMVERLKPEVWDVLDDVIKDHPVLLNRAPTLHRLGIQAFEPILVEGRALKLHPLVCTAYNADFDGDQMAVHVPLSPEAQAEARFLMLSANNLLKPQDGRPVTVPTQDMVLGSYYLTLVKPKEVKITDPGDSENFKEGQIVNYMYSVPGKPSVLAENAELESVGKRAAAFTEEDCYQGEVGEGKVFSSFNEAFLAYTNGVVGLHAPIRVRMTSEDGDSGMIDCTVGRLIFNEYLPQDLGFVDRTLAENKFVLEVDFLCGKKQLGQIIDKCIQVHGLTKTAVVLDTIKAMGFKYSTRGAITVSVSDIEVPEKKKTLLAAAEDRVDKITKQFNRGLISDEERYKLVIETWTKTIDDVTDALMDNLDQYNPIFMMADSGARGSKNQIRQLAGMRGLMNDTSGKIIEIPIRANFREGLNVLEYFVSSHGARKGLADTALRTADSGYLTRRLVDVSQDVIIREEDCGTADGIEVMAITEGKEVIESLEDRLSGRFPVGNIVHPETGEILATPDTLIDEKLAIQIVKAGVTKATIRSVLTCKSKVGICAKCYGSNLASGKIVPAGEAVGIIAAQSIGEPGTQLTMRTFHTGGVAGDDITQGLPRVEELFEARKPKGLAILTEIAGRVSIVENKKKREIVVTNDETKDAKTYLIPYGSRIKVLEGDMLSVGDELTEGSINPHDILRIKDVTAVQQYLIKEVQRVYRLQGVDINDRHIEVIVRQMLRRVRIEESGDTKFLSGSLVDINEFNSVNEQLIAEGKTPAVCSRIILGITKAALTTDSFLSAASFQETTRVLTEAATKGRVDPLVGLKENVIIGKLVPAGTGMTKYQNTQIERNTPIIASIDEYDSDFVSRNMDYIGSNVIPDADEEVL, from the coding sequence TTGTCAGAAAACACATTTGATGCAATAAAAATAGGTCTCGCATCGCCGGATATGATCAGAAGCTGGTCCCACGGTGAGGTAAAAAAGCCGGAGACAATCAACTACAGAACGCTGAAGCCGGAACGCGACGGCCTGTTCTGCGAGCGTATCTTCGGCCCAACAAAGGACTGGGAGTGCCACTGCGGTAAATATAAACGAATTCGTCACAAGGGAATTGTCTGCGACCGCTGCGGCGTTGAAGTAACCCGTGCCCGCGTCCGTCGTGAACGGATGGGTCACATTGAGCTGGCGGCACCGGTTTCCCACATTTGGTATTTTAAGGGAATTCCGTCCCGCATGGGCCTTTTGCTGGACATGACGCCGAGAATGCTGGAAAAGGTATTATATTTTGCGGCATATGTGGTTATTAACCCCGGCGCACGCACAGAGCTGGAAAAGAAACAAATCCTGTCGGAACAGGAATACAGGGAATACAGTGAAAAATACGGCGACCGGTTCCGCGCCGGCATGGGTGCGGAAGCAATTAAAGAGCTTTTAGATGAAATTGACTTAGATGCCCTTTCCAAAGAAATTAAAACGGACTTAGAGGGCGCCTCGGGCCAGAAAAAAGTTCGCCTGATTAAACGGTTAGAGGTTGTGGAATCGTTCCGGCTTTCGGGCAACAACCCGTCTTGGATGATTTTAGACGTGATTCCCGTCATTCCGCCGGATATCCGTCCTATGGTTCAGTTGGACGGCGGCCGGTTCGCGACAAGCGATTTAAACGATTTATACAGAAGGGTAATTAACCGAAACAACCGTTTGAAAAAATTGTTGGATTTGGGCGCTCCTGAGATTATTGTAAGAAATGAAAAAAGAATGCTGCAGGAAGCCGTTGACGCGCTGGTTGACAACGGCAGACGGGGCCGCCCCGTAACCGGTCCGGGCAACAGACCTTTAAAATCCCTTTCCGATATGCTGAAGGGAAAACAGGGCCGTTTCCGCCAGAACCTTTTGGGAAAACGTGTGGACTATTCCGGCCGTTCTGTTATCGTAGTAGGTCCGGAACTGAAAATTTACCAGTGCGGCCTGCCGAAAGAAATGGCAATTGAGCTGTTTAAGCCTTTTGTAATGAAAAAGCTTGTAAACGACGGTGTTGCCCACAACATTAAGAGCGCAAAACGCATGGTGGAACGCTTAAAACCCGAGGTTTGGGACGTTTTAGACGACGTTATCAAAGACCATCCGGTGCTGTTAAACCGCGCGCCTACCTTGCATAGATTAGGTATTCAGGCATTCGAGCCGATTTTGGTAGAGGGCAGGGCATTGAAGCTTCACCCGCTGGTATGTACAGCATATAACGCGGACTTTGACGGCGACCAGATGGCGGTTCACGTGCCGCTGTCCCCGGAAGCGCAGGCAGAAGCAAGGTTCTTAATGCTTTCCGCCAACAACCTGTTAAAACCCCAGGATGGCCGTCCTGTTACCGTTCCTACCCAGGACATGGTTTTGGGCAGCTATTACCTGACGCTTGTAAAACCAAAAGAAGTGAAAATTACCGATCCCGGTGACTCTGAGAATTTTAAAGAGGGCCAGATTGTAAACTACATGTACTCCGTGCCCGGAAAGCCCAGCGTTTTGGCAGAAAATGCCGAGCTTGAGTCTGTTGGAAAGCGGGCGGCCGCCTTTACGGAGGAGGACTGTTACCAGGGTGAAGTTGGAGAAGGAAAAGTATTTTCCTCCTTTAACGAAGCATTTTTGGCTTACACCAACGGCGTTGTCGGGCTTCATGCGCCAATCCGCGTCCGCATGACCAGCGAAGACGGAGATTCCGGCATGATTGACTGCACGGTAGGCAGGCTGATTTTTAACGAATACCTTCCCCAAGATTTGGGATTTGTAGACAGAACACTTGCGGAAAACAAGTTTGTTTTGGAAGTGGATTTCCTCTGCGGAAAAAAACAGCTGGGACAAATTATTGATAAGTGTATCCAGGTACATGGCCTCACCAAAACAGCCGTTGTGCTTGACACCATTAAAGCAATGGGCTTTAAATATTCCACCCGGGGCGCAATCACTGTCAGCGTATCTGACATTGAGGTGCCGGAAAAGAAAAAGACGCTGCTTGCCGCTGCGGAAGACCGTGTGGACAAAATTACAAAACAGTTTAACCGCGGTCTGATTTCTGATGAAGAGCGTTATAAGCTTGTAATCGAAACCTGGACCAAAACCATAGACGACGTCACAGACGCCCTGATGGACAACTTAGACCAGTATAACCCCATCTTTATGATGGCGGACTCTGGCGCCCGTGGTAGTAAAAACCAGATTCGTCAGCTGGCTGGTATGCGTGGACTGATGAACGATACCTCCGGTAAAATCATCGAGATCCCAATCAGAGCAAACTTCCGTGAGGGCTTAAATGTGCTGGAATATTTCGTTTCATCCCACGGCGCAAGAAAAGGTCTTGCCGACACGGCCTTAAGAACCGCCGACTCGGGTTATCTTACCCGCCGTTTGGTTGACGTATCTCAGGACGTTATCATCCGCGAGGAGGACTGCGGAACCGCCGACGGCATTGAGGTTATGGCAATCACCGAGGGCAAAGAGGTAATTGAAAGCTTAGAAGACAGACTTTCCGGCCGGTTCCCGGTGGGCAACATTGTCCATCCGGAAACGGGAGAGATTTTAGCAACGCCGGATACGCTCATTGACGAAAAGCTTGCAATTCAAATTGTAAAAGCCGGCGTAACGAAAGCGACGATCCGCTCCGTGCTGACCTGTAAATCCAAGGTTGGTATCTGTGCAAAATGTTACGGCTCCAACTTGGCAAGCGGAAAAATTGTGCCCGCAGGTGAAGCGGTGGGCATTATTGCGGCACAGTCTATCGGCGAGCCGGGTACGCAGCTTACCATGAGAACGTTCCACACCGGCGGTGTTGCCGGCGACGACATCACACAGGGTCTTCCCCGTGTTGAGGAGCTGTTTGAGGCAAGAAAGCCCAAAGGCCTTGCAATTTTAACAGAGATTGCAGGCAGGGTTAGCATTGTTGAAAACAAAAAGAAACGCGAAATTGTTGTAACCAACGACGAAACAAAAGATGCAAAGACCTATTTAATTCCATATGGGTCGCGAATTAAGGTATTGGAGGGCGACATGCTTTCTGTGGGCGACGAGCTTACGGAGGGAAGCATCAATCCCCATGATATTTTAAGAATTAAAGACGTTACCGCTGTTCAGCAGTATTTGATTAAAGAAGTGCAGCGCGTTTACAGACTGCAGGGTGTTGACATTAACGACAGGCATATCGAGGTTATTGTGCGCCAGATGCTCCGTAGGGTGCGGATTGAAGAATCGGGCGACACGAAATTTCTGTCCGGCTCGTTGGTGGACATCAATGAGTTCAATTCCGTAAACGAACAGCTGATTGCAGAGGGCAAAACGCCCGCTGTGTGCTCCAGAATTATTCTCGGAATCACAAAGGCAGCCTTAACGACAGATTCGTTCCTGTCCGCTGCGTCGTTCCAGGAAACCACCAGGGTTCTTACGGAAGCCGCAACCAAGGGCAGGGTTGATCCGCTGGTCGGCCTAAAAGAAAATGTCATCATAGGTAAGCTTGTTCCCGCAGGTACCGGCATGACAAAATATCAGAATACACAGATTGAGCGGAACACGCCGATTATCGCATCCATTGACGAGTATGACAGCGATTTTGTGTCGAGAAATATGGACTATATCGGCTCCAATGTAATTCCGGATGCAGATGAAGAAGTTCTTTAA
- the rpsG gene encoding 30S ribosomal protein S7: MPRRSFIAKREVLADPVYNSTVVTRLINNIMLDGKKGTAQKIVYGAFDIIKEKTGKEPLEVFNAAMANIMPVLEVKARRVGGATYQVPIEVRPERRQTLGLRWLTLYSRARGEKTMRERLAAEIMDAVNNTGSSVKKREDTHKMAEANKAFAHYRW, encoded by the coding sequence GTGCCAAGAAGAAGTTTTATTGCGAAAAGAGAAGTATTGGCTGACCCGGTTTACAACAGCACGGTTGTTACACGTTTGATTAACAATATCATGCTGGACGGTAAAAAAGGTACCGCACAGAAAATTGTGTACGGTGCATTTGATATCATCAAAGAAAAGACAGGTAAAGAACCTTTAGAGGTGTTTAACGCTGCAATGGCGAACATTATGCCTGTTTTGGAAGTAAAAGCAAGACGTGTCGGCGGTGCTACCTATCAGGTTCCGATTGAAGTTCGTCCTGAAAGACGGCAGACGCTGGGCCTTCGCTGGCTCACGCTTTACAGCCGCGCAAGAGGCGAAAAGACCATGAGGGAAAGACTGGCAGCAGAGATTATGGACGCTGTGAACAACACAGGTTCCTCTGTGAAAAAGAGAGAAGATACGCACAAAATGGCAGAAGCAAACAAGGCTTTTGCACATTACAGATGGTAA
- the tuf gene encoding elongation factor Tu, whose amino-acid sequence MAKAKYERSKPHVNIGTIGHVDHGKTTLTAAITKVLSLRGAADFKAYDQIDGAPEERERGITISTAHVEYETENRHYAHVDCPGHADYVKNMITGAAQMDGAILVVSAADGVMPQTREHILLARQVGVPYIVVFMNKADQVDDPELLELVEMEIRELLTEYEFPGDDTPIITGSALAVLESDSTDINAPEYEPILKLMDAVDSFIPTPERASGLPFLMPVEDVFSITGRGTVATGRVERGTLNLNDEVEITGLADEPRKVVVTGIEMFRKLLDQAEAGDNIGALLRGVQKNEIERGQVLAKPGTIHPHTQFKGEVYVLTKEEGGRHTPFFNNYRPQFYFRTTDVTGVIKLPDGVEMCMPGDNVTMEVELITPIAIEEGLRFAIREGGRTVGSGVVSSVIK is encoded by the coding sequence ATGGCAAAAGCGAAATATGAGAGATCAAAGCCTCATGTTAACATTGGTACAATTGGTCACGTTGACCATGGTAAGACAACATTGACAGCTGCAATCACAAAGGTTCTCAGCTTAAGAGGCGCAGCAGATTTTAAAGCTTACGACCAGATCGACGGCGCACCGGAAGAAAGAGAAAGAGGTATTACAATCTCCACCGCTCACGTTGAGTATGAAACAGAAAACAGACACTATGCTCACGTTGACTGCCCGGGACACGCTGACTATGTTAAGAACATGATCACAGGCGCAGCACAGATGGACGGCGCTATCTTAGTTGTTTCCGCTGCAGACGGTGTTATGCCTCAGACAAGAGAGCACATCCTGCTGGCAAGACAGGTTGGCGTTCCTTACATCGTTGTATTTATGAACAAGGCTGACCAGGTTGACGATCCTGAGCTGTTAGAGCTCGTTGAGATGGAAATTCGTGAACTTTTAACAGAGTATGAATTCCCGGGTGACGACACACCGATCATCACAGGTTCTGCTTTAGCAGTTTTAGAAAGCGATTCAACAGACATCAATGCACCTGAATATGAGCCCATCTTAAAGCTCATGGACGCTGTTGACTCTTTCATTCCCACACCGGAACGTGCTTCTGGTCTTCCGTTCTTAATGCCAGTCGAGGACGTATTCTCCATCACAGGCCGTGGTACGGTTGCTACAGGCAGAGTTGAAAGAGGAACACTGAACTTAAATGATGAAGTTGAAATCACAGGTTTAGCTGACGAGCCGAGAAAAGTTGTTGTAACCGGTATCGAAATGTTCAGAAAGCTTCTTGACCAGGCTGAAGCAGGCGACAACATCGGCGCGCTTCTCCGTGGCGTTCAGAAGAACGAAATCGAAAGAGGCCAGGTTTTAGCAAAACCCGGCACAATTCATCCCCACACACAGTTTAAGGGTGAAGTTTACGTTCTGACAAAGGAAGAAGGCGGACGTCATACACCGTTCTTCAACAACTACAGACCGCAGTTCTATTTCAGAACAACGGACGTTACAGGCGTAATTAAGCTTCCCGACGGCGTTGAAATGTGCATGCCCGGCGACAATGTAACCATGGAAGTTGAACTGATTACACCTATCGCTATTGAAGAAGGACTCCGTTTCGCTATTCGTGAAGGCGGCAGAACAGTTGGTTCCGGCGTTGTATCTTCTGTTATTAAATAA
- the fusA gene encoding elongation factor G, with translation MAREYSLAKTRNIGIMAHIDAGKTTTTERILFYTGVNHKIGETHEGAATMDWMAQEQERGITITSAATTCHWLNHRINIIDTPGHVDFTVEVERSLRVLDGSVTVFCAKGGVEPQSETVWRQADTYKVPRMAYVNKMDIMGADFYNVVDMMKTRLKCNAVPIQIPIGSEETFKGLVDLVENKAYVYYDDLGKDIREEEIPEDLKEKAEEYRINMLEAVAETSEELMEKYLEEGTLTVPEIKKALRAGTISNEIVPVLCGTSYKNKGVQKLLDAIVDYMPAPTDVAAIRGTDPATGEEVESPSSDDAPFAALAFKIMADPFVGKLCFFRVYSGTLDAGSHVLNSTKDVKERIGRILQMHANDRKDIDKVYSGDIASAVGLKSTTTGDTLCDPNHPIILESMEFPDPVIRVAIEPKTKEGQEKMGIGLARLAEEDPTFKTYTDEETGQTIIAGMGELHLEIIVDRLMREFKVEANVGKPQVAYKETIRKTVEVNHKYARQSGGKGQYGHVVMTLEPLEAGGGYEFVNKIVGGAIPKEYIPAVDAGIQGAMQTGVLAGYNVVDVRVTLIDGSYHEVDSSEMAFKIAASMGFKDGCKKADPVLKEPIMQVDVIVPEEYMGDVMGDLNSRRGQIQGMEARPGAQMIHSFVPLSEMFGYATELRSRTQGRGQYTMQPSHYEEVPKSIQEQIINSRTKKD, from the coding sequence GTGGCAAGAGAATATTCTTTAGCAAAAACAAGAAATATCGGTATCATGGCACATATTGATGCCGGTAAAACCACCACGACAGAAAGAATTTTGTTCTATACAGGCGTCAACCACAAAATCGGTGAAACCCATGAGGGTGCTGCAACGATGGATTGGATGGCACAGGAGCAGGAAAGAGGTATTACCATTACCTCCGCTGCTACAACCTGTCACTGGCTCAATCATAGAATCAATATCATCGATACCCCGGGACACGTTGACTTCACCGTTGAAGTTGAGCGTTCTCTGCGTGTGTTGGACGGCAGCGTAACGGTTTTCTGTGCAAAAGGTGGCGTTGAGCCCCAGTCAGAGACTGTTTGGCGTCAGGCTGACACCTATAAGGTTCCGCGTATGGCTTATGTAAATAAGATGGACATTATGGGTGCAGACTTCTATAATGTTGTCGACATGATGAAAACGAGGCTAAAATGTAATGCTGTTCCAATTCAAATTCCAATTGGTTCGGAGGAAACATTTAAAGGTTTGGTTGACTTAGTAGAAAACAAAGCATATGTTTACTACGATGACCTTGGGAAAGATATCCGCGAGGAGGAAATTCCCGAAGATTTAAAGGAAAAGGCAGAGGAATATAGAATTAATATGCTGGAAGCGGTTGCTGAAACCAGCGAAGAACTGATGGAAAAATATTTGGAGGAGGGAACTTTAACCGTCCCCGAAATTAAAAAGGCTCTTCGTGCAGGCACAATTTCCAACGAAATCGTTCCTGTTCTGTGCGGAACATCCTATAAAAATAAAGGTGTTCAGAAGCTACTTGACGCAATTGTTGATTATATGCCCGCCCCGACAGACGTTGCCGCAATCCGCGGAACAGATCCTGCCACAGGCGAAGAAGTGGAAAGCCCGTCTTCTGACGACGCTCCGTTTGCCGCTTTGGCATTTAAAATTATGGCAGACCCCTTTGTTGGTAAGCTGTGCTTTTTCCGCGTATATTCCGGAACGCTGGATGCCGGTTCCCACGTTTTAAACTCTACAAAAGATGTGAAGGAACGTATTGGCCGTATTCTGCAGATGCATGCAAACGACAGAAAGGATATTGACAAGGTTTATTCCGGAGATATCGCTTCGGCCGTTGGTTTAAAGAGTACCACAACCGGTGATACACTATGCGACCCGAACCACCCGATTATCTTAGAATCCATGGAATTCCCTGACCCGGTTATCCGTGTTGCAATTGAACCGAAAACTAAAGAGGGCCAGGAAAAAATGGGTATTGGTCTGGCAAGGCTTGCAGAGGAAGACCCGACCTTTAAAACCTATACGGACGAGGAAACAGGGCAGACCATCATCGCTGGTATGGGTGAGCTTCACTTGGAAATTATCGTTGACAGACTCATGCGCGAATTTAAGGTAGAAGCGAACGTTGGTAAGCCCCAGGTTGCTTATAAGGAAACCATTCGGAAAACGGTTGAAGTGAACCATAAATATGCAAGACAGTCCGGTGGTAAAGGCCAGTATGGTCACGTTGTAATGACGTTAGAGCCCTTAGAGGCAGGCGGCGGATATGAATTCGTAAATAAAATTGTCGGCGGTGCCATTCCGAAGGAATATATCCCGGCAGTTGACGCAGGTATTCAGGGCGCAATGCAGACCGGTGTTTTGGCAGGCTACAACGTAGTTGACGTTAGGGTTACCTTAATCGACGGTTCTTACCACGAAGTTGACTCATCGGAAATGGCGTTTAAAATTGCTGCGTCCATGGGATTTAAAGACGGCTGTAAAAAGGCAGATCCGGTATTAAAAGAGCCTATCATGCAGGTTGACGTCATTGTTCCTGAGGAATATATGGGCGACGTTATGGGCGACTTAAACTCACGTCGCGGACAGATTCAGGGTATGGAAGCACGTCCCGGCGCGCAGATGATTCATTCGTTTGTTCCGCTTTCTGAAATGTTTGGTTATGCAACAGAGCTTCGCTCCAGAACACAGGGCCGTGGTCAGTATACCATGCAGCCCAGCCATTATGAGGAAGTTCCCAAGAGCATTCAGGAACAGATTATTAACTCTCGTACGAAAAAAGATTAA